From the Deltaproteobacteria bacterium genome, the window GTTTATTCGCTTGTAGGACTAGTAACGACTCTCGCCGCCGCCGTGACGGCGATTACCGCCAAAACCGCCACGTCTTGGCCCGCCGCCGCCACCACCGGGGCGGTCTCTGCTTTCGGGACGGGCCTCATTGACAACGATTTTTCTGTCACCGAGAGGGGTATCATTGAGTTTCTCAACCGCCTGCTTGGCGGCCTCCTCAGAAGTCATCTCGACAAAACCAAAGCCGCGGGACCGGCCTGAAAACTTGTCTGTGATGATTCGGGCACTGGTGACCTCGCCGTAAGCGGCGAAGGTCTGGCTCAATTCTTCTTCGGTTGTGCTAAACGGCAGATTCCCTACATACAGTTTGGTCCCCATATCCCCTCCTTAAATAGAGGCTTGGGACGTCCCACGATTAGGTCGTTTTGTCAAATAAAATAGCCGGTTAGGAGGAACTCTTCTCCAGGTCTCCCTTCCAGAGGTATTCACGGGTCAGATGGACGGCGACACCGCTCAAGGCGATCAGCGAAATCAGATTGGGGATTGCCATCAGCCCATTGGCGATGTCGGCAAAGGCCCAGACCATCGGGAGCGTTGCCACCGAACCGACCATCACCGCGGCAACCCACAGATAGCGATACGGTTTGATCGCCCTCGTTCCCAAAAGGTACTCCGCCGCTTTTTCGCCGTAGTACGACCAACCGAGGATGGTGGAAAAGACAAAGGTGAGGAGTCCGACGGTCAGGATCAAAGGGCCTACATAGGGGATATGGCTGAAGGCCGATTTTGTCAGGGCCGCCCCTTTCAGCCCGGCCGCCCAATCGCCCGAGCCGACGACCACAAGACCGGTTATCGCGCAGACGACAACAGTGTCCCAGAAGGTGCCGGTGGAGGAGACCAGCGCCTGACGGACCGGATTTTTCGTTTGTGCCGCCGCCGCAACGATCGGGGCGCTTCCCAAGCCTGATTCGTTGGAAAAAAGCCCCCGGGCGACGCCGTAACGGATCGCCTCTTTCATTCCTGCCCCCATGAATCCGCCGATGGCGGCCTGGCCGGTCAAGGCGGAGGAAAAAATCAGGCGAAAGGTTTCCGGAATTTTATCGGCATGGAGGATCAAGATCCAGAGACAGCCCAGAACGTAGAAGATCGCCATGAAGGGGACAAGCCGTTCGCAAACACGGGCAATGGAACGGATCCCTCCCAAAATAACGAGGGCGGTGAACACCGTCATCAGCGAACCGCTGATCCAGGGCGAAATATGAAACGTTTCGCCGACCATTTGTGCGATGGAATTGGCCTGGACCATATTGCCGATTCCAAAAGCGGCGATTGCGGTAAAAAAGGCGAACAGAATTCCCAGCCACCGACAGT encodes:
- a CDS encoding RNA-binding protein, coding for MGTKLYVGNLPFSTTEEELSQTFAAYGEVTSARIITDKFSGRSRGFGFVEMTSEEAAKQAVEKLNDTPLGDRKIVVNEARPESRDRPGGGGGGPRRGGFGGNRRHGGGESRY
- a CDS encoding sodium:alanine symporter family protein; amino-acid sequence: MEVFLNKTSDWIWGPPLLILLVGTHLFLTFRLRFIQRYLGKAIRLSLQRTTEGTGDISHFGALTTALAATIGTGNIVGVATAVAAGGPGAVLWMWLTGVFGIATKYAEAVLSVHYRIKTPKGEMAGGPMYVLEKGMNCRWLGILFAFFTAIAAFGIGNMVQANSIAQMVGETFHISPWISGSLMTVFTALVILGGIRSIARVCERLVPFMAIFYVLGCLWILILHADKIPETFRLIFSSALTGQAAIGGFMGAGMKEAIRYGVARGLFSNESGLGSAPIVAAAAQTKNPVRQALVSSTGTFWDTVVVCAITGLVVVGSGDWAAGLKGAALTKSAFSHIPYVGPLILTVGLLTFVFSTILGWSYYGEKAAEYLLGTRAIKPYRYLWVAAVMVGSVATLPMVWAFADIANGLMAIPNLISLIALSGVAVHLTREYLWKGDLEKSSS